The genomic window GATTATTTTTAGTCAGCAATTCTTCAGCTTCAAGTGGACCAAATGTATTTGCTTGATAATTTGGAAAAGGAGGTGCTGGTAGTTGCTCCCAAGCGGATAGAATACTGTCTGTAATGCGCCATTGTTCTTTGATTTCTGGAAAAGTTGGAAAATAGATTCGCTCCCCAGCTAAAGCATCATGAATCATATTTTCGTAAGGGTGGGCAATGTATTTGTCTTTGAATGTCTTTCTATCAGGACCGATAAAGGTAGTCAAGGGTTCGTATTTATTATTTGGCGTTTTTTGATTTAAAACTAGAGAAAAACCTTGTGTAGGTTCGGCCATAAAAGTTAGTCTTGTAGGCACATCTAAAGCTTTTTTGCCAGTTGGCTTCAATAAGATATCAATTGCGGTGTAGTCTTCTATTAAAGCTTTTCCTGTTCGCAAATAAAAGGGTACACCTTTCCACCGAGGTGTATCAATAGCTAATTCTATTGCTACATACGTATCTGTATTACTGTCACTGGGGACGTTTTTCTCATCACGGTAACTCTTGAATTCTCCCAAGCTATCTGCTTTGTATTGTCCACGAACGACTTTTTTTTCAACTTGTTCTTTTGTAAATAGTGGTAAATTTTTTAAAATTGCTAACTTGTTAGCATGAATAGACTCGGTTGTTAATTTATCCGGTAACTCCATAGCGACTAAAGACAAAATTTGTAGCAAATGATTTTGAAACATATCTAATAAGACACCGGTTTTATCATAGTAGTTGCCACGTGTTCCGATAGATAAGTTTTCTGGTAGGGAAATTTGAATATTTTCGATAAATTGGTTGTTCCATATACCTTCAATAAACGGATTGAAAAACCGTGTAGCTAAAATATTTTGGATGAAATCCATTCCAGGAAAATGATCCATATAATAGATATTTTTTTCATCGAAGACGTCTAAAAAGAGATGGTGGTACTTTTTTGCAGCCTTTAAACTGTCTCCAACAGGTTTTTCTACAATAACTCGGTGATTTCCTTTTAATTCAGTAATTTGTGCTTTTTTAATATTATTGGTTGTTTCACCGTATAATTCAGGTGAGATAGAGTAGTAATAGATATATTCTTCAGGTGTTTCAAATTCTTTTGATAATTGTTTTAGTTTTTTTCGTAGCTCTTTTAAGTCTTCAATATTTGTATTATCCGTAGCCAAATAACGACAATGGTCTAAGAATGCCTCGTTTAGTTTCGTAAAGTTAGGTCCATTTTCAACAGACTTCTTTACGTATTTTTGAAATGCTTCATCTGACATAGTTGTACGTGCAGCACCTATTAGAGCGAAGTTTTCTGAAAGCAATCCTCTTTGATATAATTGATGTAAAGCAGGTAGTAACATGCGACTAGTTAAATCTCCCGTAGCACCAAATAAAACTATTAAGCCTCCACTTTGTTCTTCTGACATCTTTATCTCATCCTTTCATTAAATTTTGTATTTATTGACGTCAACGATTCCTTGTTCTCACTGGTTATATGAATAAGGGTTATATCTACACAATACCATGTATTGATCAACTAGTCAGAAACGATGCTCAGTCTAGATTTTATTAAAGAGCTATAGCTTTTGTTTAACCAACTAGTGACTAATTATTTTAACAGGGTGTGTAGCAGTATCCTTTTTTGATTTATCTTTTTAAATTTGTCATAATAGATAAAGTGTACAAGTTTAAATAAACTATTCTTTTTTACATACAGACTTAAGAGATAAAAAATAGAAATATCAAATTAATTTAAAATAAAAGGAGTAGAATCATTCATGGGAGCTGTACTTACACAAGCGATTAGTTTTTTATTAGTTATTCTAGCAGCGTATCTTTTCAAAGTTGCGAATATATTAGAAGGAAAAGATGGACGTACCATTTCAAAAATTATATTGAACTTAACTTTACCCGCAACAATCATTATTGGGTTTAACTCAGTAGAATTAAATAAGATATTATTCATTATGATAGGATTAGGATTATCGGCTAATATTATCTTTATAACGTTTGGAGGACTTATTTGGCGTAAAAGAAAAACGTCTGATCAAGCGTTGATGATCTTCAGTCAAGGTGGATACAATATTGGGAATTTTACAATTCCATTTGTACAAGGTTTCTTCCCGCAAGCTATTCCATTTATTGGAAGTTTTGATACAGGAAATGCGTTAATGCTTTTTGGAGGGACTCCTATTCTAGCAGATAAACTTACTGGCCAAAATCGTGGCGCGAGAGGGATCGGAGAAGTTGTTTTCCGACTTTTTCGTTCTCCAACTTTTACAACGTATATTATCATGATTCTATTAGCATTAATTAATATCACTATTCCAGAAAATATTCTTTCAGTAGTTAAATTATTCGCTAGTGGCAATGCCTTTTTATCTATGTTTATGATTGGTCTGTATTTAGAACTTACTATTTCTCGAAGCGATTTAAAAAAAGTAGCACAGCTTCTTTTCACACGTTATACTATCGGAATTTCATTTGCACTAGTCTCTTACTTTTTACTGCCTTTACCAGAGATTGTTCGTTTATCTTTAGTTCTTTTAGCACTTGCTCCAATAGCTACGGTTTCTACAATTAACATGGTCGTTTATGGCAATAAAGAATCTCTTTCTGGCTTTTTATCTTCCGCTAGTATTATTCTTTCATTGCTATTTATGACACTTGCTCTTGCTTTGATTATGTAAAAATAAATAGTGGTAATCTAATTCTTCTCGATGCTATTTTTTGTAGATGGAAATAAAAGATACTAATCAAGATAGAAAAGAAGACTACCTAATCTTTAGTTTGATTAGGTAGTCTTTTAAGATTTTTTTTGCTAAAAAACGTTAATAGGTGAAGTATCGTCTTAACTTTAGACTAGTTAATAACTTACGGGATTTTATTTTCTGGAAAACGGTATAGACTAGTTTAACTAATTCTCTATTTTCTGAATTTCTTTTTGTTTTATTGTAAACTTTTTTAAGGAAATAGACTCTTTAATAGTGAAGGGCATTACGAGGATGTTAGAAAGGAGTAGTCATGGATTCAAAATTATTGTTAGAATTATACAATAAACAAGCAAAAATGATTTATTTTTATTTGAAAAAGAATAGTTGTAGCCATGAAGATATTGTTCAAGAGAGCTATATGAAGTACATCATCTATAGTAGCGATGTTTCTTCTGATAAAGCTTTATCGTATATTTTACCATTTCTTTAAACGAATTTAGAAAACTAACGAAGAAAAAAGGAAAAGAACGAATAATTTCAATTGATGATGATGCTTTTTGGAGTCATTTTTCAAGTGATCAAGAAACTGAATCTAGTGTTTTA from Carnobacterium iners includes these protein-coding regions:
- the zwf gene encoding glucose-6-phosphate dehydrogenase, producing MSEEQSGGLIVLFGATGDLTSRMLLPALHQLYQRGLLSENFALIGAARTTMSDEAFQKYVKKSVENGPNFTKLNEAFLDHCRYLATDNTNIEDLKELRKKLKQLSKEFETPEEYIYYYSISPELYGETTNNIKKAQITELKGNHRVIVEKPVGDSLKAAKKYHHLFLDVFDEKNIYYMDHFPGMDFIQNILATRFFNPFIEGIWNNQFIENIQISLPENLSIGTRGNYYDKTGVLLDMFQNHLLQILSLVAMELPDKLTTESIHANKLAILKNLPLFTKEQVEKKVVRGQYKADSLGEFKSYRDEKNVPSDSNTDTYVAIELAIDTPRWKGVPFYLRTGKALIEDYTAIDILLKPTGKKALDVPTRLTFMAEPTQGFSLVLNQKTPNNKYEPLTTFIGPDRKTFKDKYIAHPYENMIHDALAGERIYFPTFPEIKEQWRITDSILSAWEQLPAPPFPNYQANTFGPLEAEELLTKNNHAWIKRI
- a CDS encoding AEC family transporter: MGAVLTQAISFLLVILAAYLFKVANILEGKDGRTISKIILNLTLPATIIIGFNSVELNKILFIMIGLGLSANIIFITFGGLIWRKRKTSDQALMIFSQGGYNIGNFTIPFVQGFFPQAIPFIGSFDTGNALMLFGGTPILADKLTGQNRGARGIGEVVFRLFRSPTFTTYIIMILLALINITIPENILSVVKLFASGNAFLSMFMIGLYLELTISRSDLKKVAQLLFTRYTIGISFALVSYFLLPLPEIVRLSLVLLALAPIATVSTINMVVYGNKESLSGFLSSASIILSLLFMTLALALIM